A window of the Deinococcus sp. KNUC1210 genome harbors these coding sequences:
- a CDS encoding aldo/keto reductase: protein MQQRFLGKTGLKVSELCLGTMTFAREADEATSHQLLDRFVEAGGNFIDTADVYSTGASEATIGSWLSKQSRDEFVLATKVRFPMGDGANEVGLSRKHILAGVEASLRRLQTDYLDLYQVHCWDARTPLEETLSTLDGLVKRGVVRYIGVSNFTGWQLQKAIDLSRQHGWEVFSCLQPQYNLLCRSTEWDLLPVCQNEGLGVIPWSPLRGGWLSGKFRRGMDQPLSGSRIEKAEQEGWGESWSNYNNEHTWGVLDALFAVAEETGKTPSQVALNWVLCQPGVTAPILGVRTMAQLEDNLGASGWTLSAEQLGRLNSASAQPAPYPHDFIADAQQRR, encoded by the coding sequence ATGCAGCAACGTTTTCTGGGAAAGACAGGACTGAAAGTCAGCGAGCTGTGCCTGGGCACCATGACCTTCGCCCGCGAGGCAGATGAGGCCACCAGCCATCAGCTGCTCGACCGCTTTGTGGAGGCGGGTGGGAATTTCATCGACACCGCCGACGTGTACAGCACCGGAGCCTCGGAAGCCACCATCGGCAGTTGGCTGAGCAAGCAGTCACGCGACGAGTTCGTTCTTGCCACCAAGGTCCGTTTTCCGATGGGGGACGGGGCCAACGAGGTGGGGCTGTCGCGCAAGCACATCCTGGCGGGTGTCGAGGCCAGCCTCCGGCGATTGCAGACCGACTATCTCGATCTGTATCAGGTGCACTGCTGGGACGCCCGCACTCCGCTGGAAGAGACGCTCTCCACACTGGACGGCCTGGTCAAGCGCGGTGTGGTGCGGTACATCGGCGTCAGCAACTTCACGGGGTGGCAGCTTCAGAAGGCCATCGACCTCAGCCGCCAGCACGGCTGGGAGGTGTTCAGTTGCCTGCAACCCCAGTACAACCTGCTGTGCCGCAGCACCGAGTGGGACCTGCTGCCGGTCTGCCAGAACGAGGGGCTGGGAGTGATTCCCTGGAGTCCGCTGCGGGGCGGGTGGCTGAGCGGCAAGTTCCGGCGCGGCATGGATCAGCCGTTATCGGGTTCGCGCATCGAGAAGGCGGAGCAGGAAGGCTGGGGCGAGTCCTGGAGCAACTACAACAATGAGCACACCTGGGGCGTGCTGGACGCGCTGTTTGCTGTGGCGGAGGAAACCGGGAAGACGCCTTCTCAGGTGGCGCTGAACTGGGTGCTGTGTCAGCCGGGGGTGACAGCACCGATTCTGGGCGTGCGGACGATGGCGCAGCTGGAAGACAACCTGGGCGCGAGCGGCTGGACGCTGAGTGCCGAGCAGTTGGGCAGGCTGAACAGCGCCAGTGCCCAGCCTGCCCCGTACCCGCACGACTTCATTGCCGACGCCCAGCAGCGCCGCTGA
- a CDS encoding NADH-dependent flavin oxidoreductase, with product MNPNVAPLFAPLTFRSGVQLQNRLVMAPMTNFSSQEDGQVTEAEVAYYARRSDGVGMVITACANVTANGKGFPGEIGAERDALVPSLRQLAQAIQAQGAKAVLQIFHGGRLCPPALVDGDVVSASAVPSDRPNSAVPRELSDTEVQEIVMAFGEATRRAIEAGFDGVEIHGANGYLIQQFFSPHSNRRSDLWGGDVQGRMAFPLAVVDAVQQAVRTHASRPFLVGYRFSPEEPETPGISMPDTLALLDALAAKALDYLHVSLLDYRSLPHTGNTSRPRLETLLAHLDGRTPLIGVGSVWTADDALAVLDAGAALVALGRSLIVEPDWAQKVARGEEATLRRELNADEQAQLVVPDPLWQAILKTPGWFPVAERR from the coding sequence ATGAACCCCAACGTTGCTCCCCTTTTCGCCCCACTGACCTTTCGCAGTGGCGTACAGCTTCAGAATCGCCTCGTCATGGCACCGATGACCAATTTTTCCTCTCAGGAGGACGGACAGGTCACAGAGGCCGAAGTAGCCTATTACGCTCGCCGCAGCGACGGGGTTGGTATGGTCATCACCGCCTGCGCCAACGTGACGGCCAACGGCAAAGGCTTTCCCGGCGAGATCGGTGCTGAGCGTGACGCGCTGGTACCCAGCCTGCGGCAGCTGGCACAGGCGATCCAGGCGCAGGGTGCCAAGGCCGTTCTGCAGATCTTCCACGGGGGCCGTCTGTGCCCACCGGCCCTCGTCGACGGCGACGTGGTGAGCGCCAGTGCCGTGCCCTCGGATCGCCCCAACTCGGCTGTCCCGCGTGAGCTCAGCGATACCGAGGTGCAGGAGATCGTGATGGCTTTCGGGGAGGCCACTCGCCGCGCCATTGAGGCAGGATTCGACGGTGTCGAGATTCACGGAGCCAACGGTTATCTGATCCAGCAATTCTTCTCGCCGCACAGTAACCGCCGATCCGATCTCTGGGGCGGCGACGTGCAGGGCCGGATGGCCTTCCCGCTGGCTGTGGTGGACGCCGTGCAGCAGGCGGTTCGCACTCACGCCTCACGCCCTTTCCTGGTTGGATACCGCTTCTCGCCGGAAGAACCAGAGACGCCCGGCATCAGCATGCCCGACACCCTGGCTCTGCTGGACGCACTGGCGGCCAAGGCGCTGGATTACCTGCACGTCTCGCTGCTGGATTACCGCAGCCTGCCGCACACGGGCAACACGTCACGCCCCCGCCTGGAGACGCTGCTGGCCCACCTGGACGGCCGGACTCCGCTGATCGGCGTCGGCTCGGTCTGGACTGCGGACGACGCACTGGCCGTGCTGGATGCTGGCGCGGCGCTGGTGGCACTCGGGCGTTCACTGATCGTGGAACCCGACTGGGCTCAGAAGGTGGCAAGGGGAGAGGAAGCAACCCTGCGCCGTGAGTTGAACGCAGACGAACAGGCACAGCTGGTGGTGCCCGATCCCTTATGGCAGGCGATTCTGAAGACGCCCGGCTGGTTTCCGGTAGCCGAACGCCGCTAA
- a CDS encoding MFS transporter, whose translation MQLYSSLLRERRVAVVWVGETLNAFGSGLSVWALAWLLLRTYPGEPLLVALVLTVLSGSSLLGTIFLGPRLDVWDRRRTLMRCNFALALLTALLPLVAHTHLGPFRGAAPLLMLVAAGGVLRSLPAPALSATLPQLARSEHLGALQALFNLTWMTGDLVAGAIAGLLISGVGINVAFWIDAATFLVAGLGYALVQFPAQSGSEQLRSSGVTAWWTQLREGWGFVGRRPALWGMFLGLGMTNAYFSVFGSLVLPRVGERLLGPERGPLGVGLIDAVSVGAEVVASIWLGRTIVRVRAVRPLVLLGCIFPVILATCVVFAPSYPLAMLFALLNGLSFAPLSVLVAVYVARHTPAFLLGRVSSARSFFSDAGRPLAMTVSGTLLTLLGLGPMVVTLAGSVVLLSLFGFWKGAGQPLAEVEVE comes from the coding sequence GTGCAGCTCTACTCTTCCCTCCTGCGTGAACGCCGCGTGGCGGTGGTCTGGGTGGGCGAGACACTGAACGCCTTTGGCAGTGGCCTGAGTGTCTGGGCGCTGGCCTGGCTCCTGCTGAGAACATATCCGGGTGAGCCGCTGCTGGTGGCACTGGTGCTCACTGTCCTGTCGGGTTCCAGTTTGCTCGGCACGATATTTCTGGGCCCCAGGTTAGACGTCTGGGACCGTCGCCGCACATTGATGCGGTGTAACTTTGCCCTTGCGCTGCTCACTGCGCTTCTTCCGCTGGTCGCCCACACTCACCTGGGGCCGTTTAGGGGCGCGGCACCACTGCTGATGTTGGTCGCTGCCGGTGGCGTCCTCAGAAGCCTGCCAGCTCCGGCACTCAGCGCGACCCTGCCACAGCTGGCACGATCCGAGCACCTGGGTGCGTTGCAGGCCCTTTTCAACCTTACCTGGATGACCGGCGATCTGGTGGCTGGTGCCATTGCCGGACTGCTGATCTCGGGGGTAGGTATCAACGTGGCGTTCTGGATTGATGCCGCGACCTTTCTGGTGGCAGGACTGGGATATGCACTGGTACAGTTTCCGGCGCAATCTGGCTCTGAACAACTCAGGTCTTCAGGCGTGACCGCATGGTGGACACAGCTGCGTGAAGGCTGGGGCTTTGTCGGGCGGCGGCCTGCTCTTTGGGGCATGTTCCTGGGTCTGGGAATGACCAATGCTTATTTCTCCGTCTTCGGGTCCCTGGTGCTGCCTCGCGTAGGTGAGCGGCTGCTGGGGCCGGAACGTGGCCCACTGGGGGTCGGCCTGATCGATGCCGTGTCTGTGGGTGCAGAGGTCGTGGCGTCGATCTGGCTGGGCCGGACGATTGTTCGGGTGCGGGCGGTGCGGCCTCTGGTGTTGCTCGGCTGCATTTTCCCTGTCATCCTGGCGACCTGTGTGGTGTTCGCTCCCTCCTATCCCCTTGCCATGCTGTTTGCCCTCCTGAATGGTCTCTCCTTCGCTCCGCTCAGTGTGCTGGTTGCCGTATATGTGGCACGACATACCCCGGCGTTCCTGCTGGGCCGCGTCAGCAGCGCTCGCTCATTTTTCAGCGATGCTGGCCGCCCCCTTGCAATGACGGTTTCCGGGACGCTGTTGACGCTTCTGGGGCTGGGACCAATGGTGGTCACGTTGGCCGGAAGTGTGGTGCTGTTGAGTCTCTTCGGTTTCTGGAAGGGTGCAGGGCAACCCCTGGCCGAAGTCGAGGTCGAGTAA
- a CDS encoding ParB/RepB/Spo0J family partition protein — translation MEGLTASIKEHGVLQPLLVRRNGTQLLLIAGERRLRAARLANLSEVPVRVFDIAEAAARVLAIIENAQREDVDVISETLLGFELLQEHTGLAEPELLTYLQAVRKGRTEDTHQAEALLRSTYGTGISVWSQRRAAVLRMTPAERQAIRQRQTDVAVCAELVKIKDPGARAAWLQRVIQEQLSAPQLRALLQQPTSSGTNPDLHEQVSTLRRHLGKLERLQGAQAKQAQTLIARLQALIEA, via the coding sequence TTGGAAGGCCTGACCGCCAGCATTAAGGAACACGGTGTCCTGCAACCGCTATTGGTTCGCCGCAACGGAACACAGCTTCTTCTGATCGCCGGTGAGCGGCGTCTGCGGGCGGCTCGTCTGGCAAACCTGAGTGAGGTGCCTGTCAGGGTATTCGATATCGCTGAGGCAGCAGCCCGTGTGCTGGCAATTATCGAAAACGCACAGCGAGAAGACGTTGACGTCATCAGCGAAACCCTTTTGGGCTTCGAGCTTCTTCAGGAGCATACAGGACTTGCCGAACCAGAGCTCCTGACCTATCTCCAGGCGGTTCGCAAAGGCCGTACCGAGGATACCCATCAGGCCGAGGCATTGCTGAGGAGCACCTACGGCACCGGCATCAGCGTATGGTCACAGCGCCGCGCTGCGGTCCTACGTATGACGCCCGCTGAGCGGCAGGCCATTCGTCAGCGGCAAACGGACGTTGCCGTCTGTGCTGAACTTGTCAAGATAAAAGACCCAGGAGCACGTGCAGCCTGGCTTCAGCGGGTAATCCAGGAACAGTTGAGCGCTCCCCAACTGCGTGCTCTGTTGCAGCAGCCGACCAGTAGCGGCACAAATCCTGATCTGCACGAGCAGGTTTCCACCCTCAGGCGTCACCTTGGGAAGCTCGAACGTCTTCAGGGGGCGCAGGCTAAACAGGCACAGACCCTGATCGCCCGGTTGCAGGCCCTGATAGAAGCGTGA
- a CDS encoding type II toxin-antitoxin system prevent-host-death family antitoxin, whose protein sequence is MPAPGSISISDLRRQLHQVLGHVESGQTVTILHHGQPVAALTPSSAAAHASASMGASQLRDTLHRTLRSVQFEQMSYLICQHHRPVAALVPASLSSFGALGDSMSPSIIALVSLKGGVGKTTSTMHLASVAALKDHPVTVLDGDSEHSALHWAELAASVQALPYDVQVCEERGVITQAKQLRENGHVVIIDTPPNDRTLLLKAAGIADHILVPVAPTGIDLDRLRGTLQLLADAQAISGRELDIGILLVRFTARKALAQEAETVLREFPILETRIRALKAYEESFGSAPAYLDEYERVWTELTA, encoded by the coding sequence GTGCCGGCTCCAGGATCCATTTCTATCAGCGACTTGAGACGTCAGCTGCACCAAGTTCTCGGACACGTCGAAAGCGGACAGACGGTGACCATCCTGCATCACGGTCAACCGGTCGCCGCCCTGACGCCCTCATCGGCGGCAGCCCACGCGAGTGCCTCCATGGGGGCTTCTCAGCTGCGGGATACGCTGCACCGCACGCTGCGGAGTGTGCAGTTTGAACAGATGTCCTATCTGATCTGTCAGCATCATCGGCCGGTTGCGGCCCTTGTTCCCGCGTCCCTTTCTTCCTTTGGAGCTTTAGGAGATTCTATGTCCCCGTCAATCATTGCGCTTGTCTCGCTCAAAGGAGGGGTCGGTAAAACCACCTCCACCATGCATCTTGCCAGCGTCGCTGCGCTCAAAGACCATCCAGTAACCGTGCTCGACGGTGACAGTGAGCACAGCGCGCTGCACTGGGCGGAACTGGCAGCGAGTGTACAGGCCCTTCCGTATGACGTGCAGGTGTGTGAGGAACGCGGTGTCATCACGCAGGCAAAACAACTGCGGGAGAACGGACACGTCGTGATTATCGATACGCCGCCGAATGACCGAACCCTCCTGCTGAAGGCAGCTGGCATCGCTGATCACATCCTGGTGCCGGTTGCCCCGACAGGCATTGACCTGGATCGCCTTCGCGGAACATTACAGCTGCTGGCAGACGCTCAGGCGATCAGTGGACGCGAGCTGGACATCGGGATTCTGCTTGTCCGTTTTACCGCCCGTAAGGCGCTCGCGCAGGAGGCCGAAACGGTACTCCGGGAATTCCCGATTCTCGAAACCCGCATTCGTGCTCTGAAAGCATACGAGGAGAGCTTTGGCAGTGCGCCAGCCTATCTGGACGAATACGAGCGTGTCTGGACGGAGTTGACCGCATGA
- a CDS encoding WGxxGxxG family protein produces MSLPSRRAPIRTTNTTTAGTTDNTTANDDNKNDNSNWGWLGLLGLLGLAGLRRQPVAVVPERERVMTGAPRS; encoded by the coding sequence CTGTCTCTGCCTTCGCGCAGAGCACCGATACGAACCACAAATACGACGACCGCCGGAACTACCGATAACACGACCGCCAATGATGACAACAAGAATGACAACAGTAACTGGGGATGGCTCGGTCTGCTGGGTCTGCTCGGCTTGGCGGGCCTTCGCCGTCAGCCGGTTGCTGTAGTGCCTGAGCGTGAGCGCGTCATGACGGGTGCTCCCCGTTCCTAA
- a CDS encoding xanthine dehydrogenase family protein molybdopterin-binding subunit — MTQRTHLGKRRKVIDGLEKITGRAMYTADLSIAGMVHARPVLSLYPHAHIQGIDARAALAVPGVIAVLTGHDLNHGRIAHSRPSMLLALDEVMFAGQPVAVVVASSEAAAADAAALLDIDYATLESVDDAAQAMQDTLHVWPQGVPSAGASMASLHGGEAGPGGGTSVSNIDERRVFERGDVSAALQNAHVVIDRSYGTSWIHQSYLEPHAVVAEPGRRPGQVTVYTSTQGQYTVRSEVATALGLRERDVRVEPMTVGGGFGAKYGILDALVAAVALHLRRPVRLVLSRSEDMLTTMPAPGTAIRVRLGADAEGRITALDVHAMIENGVFRFGHAGIIATVIGGMYRCEHVRIETLEVLTNRAPTGAYRAPGVPQALFALESSVDELARVLGHDPLELRYLNAVEAGDLTGTGHPWPGIGLKACLERAREHPIWRKRQERPHEGVGLAIGGWPGAFSPAGAVCRVEPDGTVRLHLGSVDISGVHSSMVLIAADTLGVDPDVVEIVQGTTDSGPFAPGSGGSQVTISVGGAVLDASTQVRDQLLDLAAHEFEAHRDDVELVGGSARVKGVPGPGLTIGKLAQLGQRLAGGPGPVVAEGRAAIKAGAPGFTVQLMRVHVDPDTGLVTPLEAVSVQDVGFALNPMLVEGQMQGARPRASVSACTRECTSRAAL; from the coding sequence ATGACGCAGAGAACGCACCTCGGCAAACGGCGCAAAGTCATCGACGGCTTGGAGAAGATCACCGGACGTGCCATGTACACGGCCGATCTGTCGATCGCTGGGATGGTTCATGCCCGCCCGGTCCTCTCCCTTTACCCGCACGCCCATATTCAGGGCATCGATGCGCGGGCAGCCCTCGCCGTGCCCGGGGTGATCGCGGTGCTGACCGGACACGACCTCAACCACGGTCGAATCGCGCACTCGCGTCCGTCGATGCTGCTGGCGCTGGACGAAGTCATGTTTGCAGGTCAGCCGGTCGCCGTTGTCGTCGCGAGCAGCGAGGCAGCCGCAGCCGACGCTGCCGCCCTGCTCGACATCGACTATGCCACGCTCGAAAGCGTCGATGACGCCGCGCAGGCCATGCAGGACACGCTGCACGTCTGGCCACAGGGCGTTCCCAGTGCCGGCGCGAGCATGGCCAGTCTGCACGGTGGCGAAGCCGGGCCGGGCGGCGGAACGAGCGTGTCCAACATCGACGAGCGCCGCGTCTTTGAACGCGGAGATGTCAGCGCTGCCCTTCAGAACGCGCACGTCGTGATCGACCGCAGCTACGGCACGTCCTGGATTCATCAGTCATATCTGGAACCACACGCGGTGGTTGCTGAACCGGGAAGGCGTCCCGGTCAGGTGACGGTGTATACCAGCACCCAGGGTCAGTACACCGTTCGGAGCGAGGTAGCCACGGCCCTGGGTCTGCGGGAACGCGACGTGCGCGTCGAGCCGATGACCGTCGGTGGTGGCTTCGGTGCCAAGTACGGCATCCTCGACGCACTCGTTGCGGCGGTCGCGCTGCACCTGCGCCGTCCGGTGCGGCTGGTGCTGTCGCGCTCGGAAGACATGCTGACGACCATGCCCGCACCCGGCACGGCCATTCGCGTGCGCCTCGGGGCCGACGCCGAGGGCCGCATCACCGCGCTCGACGTGCACGCGATGATCGAAAACGGGGTATTCCGTTTCGGACACGCCGGGATCATTGCCACGGTGATCGGCGGCATGTACCGCTGCGAGCACGTGCGGATCGAGACGCTCGAAGTCCTGACGAACCGCGCCCCGACCGGTGCGTACCGCGCCCCCGGCGTTCCGCAGGCGCTGTTCGCGCTGGAATCGAGTGTCGATGAGCTGGCCCGCGTACTCGGGCACGACCCCCTCGAACTGCGTTACCTGAATGCCGTCGAGGCGGGCGACCTGACCGGCACGGGACATCCCTGGCCGGGGATCGGCCTCAAGGCCTGTCTGGAGCGTGCCCGCGAACATCCGATCTGGCGCAAGCGTCAGGAGCGGCCCCATGAGGGTGTGGGCCTGGCAATCGGCGGTTGGCCCGGCGCGTTCTCGCCCGCGGGCGCTGTCTGCCGGGTAGAGCCGGACGGCACGGTTCGTTTGCATCTCGGCAGCGTCGATATCAGCGGCGTGCACTCCTCGATGGTTCTTATTGCGGCTGACACACTTGGCGTCGATCCTGACGTGGTCGAGATCGTGCAGGGCACCACCGACAGCGGGCCCTTTGCCCCTGGCTCCGGAGGCTCACAGGTCACCATCAGTGTCGGGGGGGCAGTCCTGGATGCCAGCACCCAGGTACGCGACCAGTTGCTCGACCTGGCGGCCCACGAGTTTGAAGCGCACCGCGACGACGTCGAACTCGTTGGGGGTTCCGCCCGCGTCAAGGGCGTGCCCGGCCCGGGGCTCACGATTGGAAAACTCGCACAGCTGGGCCAACGTCTGGCTGGCGGTCCAGGGCCGGTGGTGGCGGAAGGCCGCGCGGCCATCAAGGCGGGCGCACCGGGCTTTACCGTCCAGCTGATGAGGGTACATGTAGATCCTGACACCGGTCTGGTCACTCCGCTCGAAGCTGTGTCGGTGCAGGATGTGGGCTTCGCGCTCAATCCGATGCTGGTCGAAGGGCAGATGCAGGGGGCACGGCCCAGGGCATCAGTATCGGCCTGTACGAGGGAATGCACTTCGCGGGCGGCACTCTGA
- a CDS encoding phosphotransferase produces the protein MQHLSGRRDAARTPVDFVLRQGVQHQPHHLLDGFNMKGSPVKHQARVGSVVPGRLDEGEGRLSVMQPVDLRGPKLLNQLGFDHADLLASGMEGEVYRVGEQRVAKIWKMQTAPQLQHRQLFYDDLALFDLGFGTPQIEQVLVHDSQLVSIEREWQGKTLQHWLNPDDTRLPDERLKTFIEILSVLKNVRATPAMYHMPVLDEAQAFWTGATSFQEELLLLLERRVHRFGQFWHSEIQDFAGKYLALQQQLRTLPGLPDTVLHGDLFGGNVLLLPGGQLSAVLDFGVFATAGDARFDAAICGAVVNMYGPHAPIVMREVTGILAKTLGYDLQVLRLYQAAYALATSHLYSLDGLDGHFRWCIQQWQKPDILEAF, from the coding sequence GTGCAGCATCTCAGCGGGCGGCGAGATGCTGCTCGCACTCCAGTGGATTTCGTTCTCCGGCAGGGCGTCCAACATCAGCCGCATCATCTGCTCGATGGCTTCAACATGAAGGGCAGCCCGGTCAAGCATCAGGCCCGAGTCGGTTCTGTAGTACCCGGTCGCCTCGACGAAGGTGAAGGTAGACTCTCGGTCATGCAACCGGTGGATTTAAGAGGACCGAAACTTCTGAATCAACTGGGGTTTGACCATGCCGACCTGCTCGCCTCAGGAATGGAAGGAGAGGTCTACCGAGTCGGAGAGCAGAGAGTAGCAAAAATCTGGAAAATGCAGACTGCACCGCAGTTACAGCACCGGCAGTTGTTCTACGACGATCTGGCACTCTTCGACCTGGGCTTTGGCACGCCTCAGATCGAGCAGGTTCTCGTTCATGATTCCCAATTGGTGAGCATAGAGCGGGAATGGCAGGGCAAAACGTTGCAACACTGGCTGAATCCAGACGACACCCGTCTGCCGGATGAGCGGTTGAAAACGTTTATTGAAATTCTCTCTGTGCTGAAGAACGTGCGTGCCACACCTGCCATGTACCATATGCCGGTGCTGGACGAGGCACAGGCATTTTGGACTGGAGCCACGTCCTTTCAGGAGGAGCTCCTGCTGTTGCTGGAACGCCGGGTACACCGTTTTGGTCAGTTCTGGCACTCGGAGATTCAGGACTTCGCGGGTAAATATCTGGCTCTCCAACAGCAGCTACGAACCCTTCCCGGCCTCCCGGACACAGTTCTGCATGGCGATCTGTTTGGGGGAAACGTCCTCCTCCTACCTGGAGGTCAGCTTTCTGCTGTCCTTGATTTTGGGGTGTTCGCGACAGCGGGCGACGCTCGATTTGACGCTGCCATCTGCGGTGCAGTCGTGAATATGTACGGTCCACACGCACCAATCGTCATGCGGGAAGTGACGGGCATCCTGGCGAAGACTCTCGGCTATGACCTGCAGGTTCTTCGCCTTTATCAGGCGGCGTATGCTCTGGCGACCAGTCATCTCTATTCTCTGGACGGACTGGACGGGCATTTCCGCTGGTGTATTCAACAATGGCAGAAGCCAGACATTTTGGAAGCGTTTTAG
- a CDS encoding replication initiator protein A, giving the protein MKTEPCEPVKDEGDQATGYPPGINTSGLRGPGIQLHAAKMMYRYLPDAALALCQQALHFIVNAFPVLCEGTSPRTRNCVAWVVPPRIKQPGAVKPVTSKAKPLSTLDNTSGLDELNLGRLSLNSAQKTVPADMRRWEKSILTPDGRPVVVVCAVEEGEVVPHGLDNDFMVGLINLCFEAGVPNGPFTTTGYALLKAAGLPDSAQYYQAMQHSLRRLSKAKYSVDEAWYRHQGSGGEWLSQEFSQISYLAVRRSTGGITPRGIIMVQLGVPILDSLRAGYIKPLDLEFYRSLSQPLVRALYRQLDALQFDELAEDGLSREVTAPLLGWAVRLGLFSDRPDNIVRALQPAHQELLDKKYLQEIEHQGKGRSRTVRYVFAGPPKSDHPELAEMLMSRGVKKGMALRLSASFPERIPPALQKFDTYLQQTRTPVGNPAGLLVAMVKSPEQYEGMEAPGANLPSAVTRTQRPAVSTEADAEQIEKVQAIQVANLTGPALSAWAVKQLNILGVMKHLSVAERALLGDALAQPNVDIPALVKRATQAAYSGQMGVLHLAEELRAGFVRHERSSAGDP; this is encoded by the coding sequence GTGAAAACTGAGCCTTGCGAGCCTGTGAAGGACGAAGGTGATCAGGCCACCGGGTACCCGCCAGGGATCAATACGTCAGGCCTGCGGGGTCCTGGCATTCAACTGCACGCAGCAAAGATGATGTATCGCTACCTGCCCGATGCTGCCCTTGCCCTTTGCCAGCAGGCGCTTCATTTCATCGTCAACGCGTTTCCCGTATTATGTGAGGGAACGAGCCCCAGAACAAGAAATTGCGTAGCATGGGTTGTGCCTCCCAGAATCAAACAGCCCGGAGCGGTGAAGCCCGTGACCAGCAAGGCGAAGCCTTTGAGCACACTGGACAACACCAGCGGCCTGGACGAGTTGAATCTGGGACGTCTCTCGCTCAACAGCGCTCAGAAAACCGTCCCGGCAGATATGCGCCGCTGGGAAAAAAGCATCCTGACGCCGGATGGGCGGCCAGTGGTCGTGGTGTGTGCGGTCGAAGAGGGCGAGGTCGTGCCACACGGTCTCGACAATGATTTCATGGTGGGCCTGATCAATCTGTGTTTTGAAGCGGGCGTTCCAAACGGCCCCTTTACCACGACCGGTTACGCGCTACTCAAAGCCGCCGGACTCCCCGACTCGGCCCAGTACTATCAGGCGATGCAGCACAGCCTGCGGCGGCTCAGCAAGGCGAAGTACAGCGTGGACGAGGCCTGGTACCGGCATCAGGGAAGCGGTGGGGAGTGGTTGTCTCAGGAGTTCAGCCAGATCTCCTACCTCGCTGTGCGCCGCTCTACCGGAGGAATCACGCCACGCGGCATCATCATGGTGCAGCTTGGGGTGCCGATCCTGGACAGCCTGCGTGCCGGCTACATCAAACCGCTCGATCTGGAGTTCTACCGTTCGCTGAGCCAGCCGCTGGTGCGGGCACTGTACCGTCAGCTCGACGCGTTGCAGTTCGATGAACTGGCTGAAGACGGTCTGAGCCGAGAAGTCACGGCTCCCCTGCTCGGCTGGGCGGTGCGGCTGGGGCTGTTCAGCGACCGTCCCGACAATATCGTCCGTGCTCTTCAGCCCGCACATCAGGAACTGCTGGATAAGAAGTATCTGCAGGAAATCGAGCATCAGGGCAAAGGGCGCAGCCGCACCGTCCGCTACGTGTTCGCCGGTCCACCGAAATCGGATCATCCAGAACTCGCCGAGATGCTGATGAGCCGGGGAGTCAAGAAGGGCATGGCTCTGCGGCTGAGCGCGTCGTTCCCCGAGCGCATTCCTCCGGCTCTGCAGAAGTTTGACACCTACCTTCAGCAGACCCGCACACCGGTCGGCAACCCAGCAGGGCTCTTGGTGGCGATGGTCAAGAGCCCCGAGCAGTACGAAGGCATGGAAGCGCCTGGCGCCAACCTTCCTTCTGCTGTCACCAGAACCCAGCGACCAGCGGTGTCAACGGAGGCCGACGCCGAACAGATCGAAAAGGTGCAGGCGATACAGGTCGCAAATCTGACAGGGCCCGCGCTGAGCGCCTGGGCGGTCAAGCAACTGAACATCCTCGGGGTGATGAAGCATCTGAGCGTCGCAGAACGCGCACTTCTGGGGGACGCGCTGGCACAGCCGAACGTCGATATCCCGGCGCTGGTAAAGCGTGCAACCCAGGCGGCGTACAGCGGCCAGATGGGTGTCCTTCATCTGGCCGAGGAACTCCGCGCAGGTTTTGTCCGCCACGAACGCAGCAGCGCTGGCGACCCGTAG